In Trueperaceae bacterium, a single genomic region encodes these proteins:
- a CDS encoding 4-hydroxythreonine-4-phosphate dehydrogenase, whose protein sequence is MIPRIGLLLGDPNGIGPELVATLLADGIDQQLYQLIVIGDRRVYQDFGEKTVGSNTELPVIQNIEKIELDGHPVLLDVPNVNLTELKPGQVSAHAGKATLETLGLAVDLAMGGKLDGLCFAPLNKESLSLGGNIHGDDMNLFADLLGWTGSCGEVNVLDNLWTSRVTSHVPLAKVTTSITKKTVISSIELMHATLVGTGYTHPQIAVAAINPHAGEGGLFGFEEIEVIRPAIEEVQSQGINVDGPWPADTVFVRALSKEYDAVVTMYHDQGQIAMKLLGFDRGVTILAGLPIPITTPAHGTAFDIAGKGIAKVEALKKALKIVRRMVAKYSINGPLTN, encoded by the coding sequence ATGATTCCTCGTATTGGACTTCTCCTAGGCGACCCCAATGGCATTGGGCCTGAACTAGTAGCTACCCTTCTTGCTGACGGTATTGATCAGCAACTCTACCAACTTATCGTTATCGGTGATAGGCGGGTTTATCAGGATTTTGGAGAGAAAACTGTGGGTTCTAATACCGAACTTCCTGTCATCCAGAACATCGAGAAGATTGAACTGGACGGCCATCCAGTTCTACTTGACGTTCCCAATGTAAACCTGACCGAACTTAAACCTGGACAGGTATCCGCTCACGCAGGGAAGGCAACGTTGGAAACCTTAGGCTTGGCTGTCGATCTTGCTATGGGGGGGAAACTAGACGGCCTTTGCTTCGCGCCTTTAAATAAGGAGTCCCTTAGTCTAGGGGGCAACATTCACGGGGATGACATGAACCTTTTTGCTGATCTCCTTGGTTGGACAGGTTCATGCGGCGAAGTCAACGTCCTAGACAACCTGTGGACCTCCCGCGTCACGTCACACGTGCCCCTCGCAAAAGTCACTACGAGCATTACGAAAAAGACAGTTATCTCCTCAATCGAATTGATGCACGCTACGCTTGTTGGAACCGGCTATACTCATCCGCAGATTGCTGTTGCGGCCATTAATCCTCATGCTGGCGAGGGAGGATTGTTTGGCTTCGAAGAAATAGAAGTAATCCGCCCTGCAATAGAAGAGGTACAATCCCAAGGAATCAATGTTGATGGACCTTGGCCTGCTGATACGGTGTTCGTACGAGCACTATCCAAGGAATACGATGCAGTAGTGACTATGTATCATGATCAGGGACAAATTGCTATGAAATTGCTAGGTTTCGACCGTGGCGTAACTATCCTCGCTGGCCTGCCAATTCCCATAACCACGCCAGCCCACGGCACAGCATTCGATATTGCTGGTAAAGGAATAGCTAAGGTTGAAGCTCTCAAAAAGGCCCTAAAGATCGTACGGAGAATGGTAGCCAAATACTCAATCAACGGACCTTTAACAAACTAG
- a CDS encoding sulfatase, protein MTRGIEMSEKPPNFLVICTDQMRADHLGCADNPVIRTPNIDRLAASSTQLDRAYVNCPLCQPSRATLFTGMTPRGHQVRTNGIPLAHDIPTLTTSLSDAGYRTSSIGKLHFSNYWLDDNVLQVAEPQSFPEVQAFWQDGKIHEVPVPYYGFDQVDITLGHGDNVEGNYGRWLRESHPEAWRLLQDKGVLPSASGAEQSGTFPIHEDLHHTAYVADKTIDQILKTARSSPFFLFCSFPDPHHPYVAPRPWDTLYGNDEVVPPVSREDELDSLAPHFRKIIETDIMVSGRRGPTGIPPEHVLEALARTYGMVSLIDKHVGRILAALDESGQRDNTVVVFLSDHGDLMGDHGLMNKGPWHFEGLLRVPMIWSWPGHVRVQRTQALASLLDFAPTVLDLAGVDTPNGLASDVVAPERPPAWPGRSLKGVLKGDTEIVQDSVVVENDEDYLGLRLRTLITDKLKITTYTGHRGPEPYGELFDLETDPSELHNLWEAPEVAALRSELIERLHYRLTETDIAVPRRLSHA, encoded by the coding sequence ATGACCAGGGGGATAGAGATGTCTGAAAAGCCTCCCAATTTTCTCGTTATTTGTACTGACCAGATGCGAGCTGATCACCTCGGTTGTGCCGATAATCCTGTGATTCGAACACCTAATATCGACAGATTGGCGGCGTCTAGTACCCAGCTCGATCGCGCCTACGTTAATTGTCCGCTCTGCCAGCCTAGTCGTGCCACCTTGTTCACAGGTATGACCCCCCGCGGTCACCAAGTTCGTACCAATGGCATACCTCTCGCACATGACATTCCGACGCTCACGACGTCGCTCTCAGATGCTGGATATAGGACCTCCTCTATTGGCAAGCTCCATTTCAGCAATTACTGGCTCGACGATAATGTTCTTCAGGTTGCCGAACCACAAAGTTTTCCGGAAGTGCAAGCTTTTTGGCAGGATGGCAAAATCCATGAAGTTCCAGTTCCGTACTACGGTTTTGACCAGGTTGATATTACCCTTGGTCACGGTGATAACGTAGAAGGCAACTACGGTCGCTGGTTACGCGAGTCTCACCCCGAAGCGTGGCGCCTTCTACAAGATAAGGGAGTCCTACCATCTGCTTCGGGTGCTGAGCAGAGCGGTACATTCCCTATACATGAGGATTTACATCACACAGCGTACGTTGCTGATAAAACGATAGACCAGATTCTTAAAACCGCCAGATCGTCACCATTTTTCTTATTTTGTTCCTTTCCTGACCCTCACCATCCGTACGTAGCGCCTCGCCCGTGGGACACTCTCTACGGTAATGACGAAGTAGTACCTCCTGTCTCGAGAGAGGATGAGTTGGACTCTTTAGCTCCTCATTTCCGCAAGATAATTGAGACAGATATTATGGTGAGCGGTAGGAGAGGTCCGACTGGTATTCCCCCGGAACATGTTCTCGAGGCCCTGGCTAGGACTTACGGAATGGTATCGCTTATTGACAAGCATGTTGGTCGGATTCTTGCTGCTCTGGATGAGAGTGGTCAGCGGGATAATACTGTTGTGGTGTTCCTTTCGGATCATGGTGATTTGATGGGTGACCATGGCCTTATGAACAAAGGTCCATGGCATTTCGAGGGTTTACTGCGGGTACCAATGATCTGGTCTTGGCCTGGTCATGTTCGTGTCCAAAGGACACAAGCTCTTGCGAGCCTACTGGACTTTGCACCGACCGTACTTGATTTAGCTGGGGTGGATACGCCTAATGGATTAGCTTCGGATGTAGTTGCGCCAGAGCGGCCGCCAGCTTGGCCAGGCAGATCACTGAAAGGCGTCCTTAAGGGTGATACTGAGATAGTCCAGGACTCTGTGGTTGTTGAGAATGACGAGGATTACCTTGGTCTTAGGCTAAGAACTTTGATCACTGACAAACTCAAGATTACGACCTATACGGGACATAGAGGGCCCGAACCTTACGGCGAACTCTTTGATTTAGAGACTGACCCTAGCGAATTGCATAACCTCTGGGAGGCACCCGAGGTAGCAGCTTTGCGAAGCGAATTGATCGAGCGTCTTCATTATCGCCTAACCGAGACGGACATCGCTGTACCACGACGACTGAGCCACGCTTGA
- a CDS encoding glycosyl hydrolase family 32 domain protein produces the protein MSQVDSDYTSLVPKYTFADSLEEQERQLSENPLLRRMNEARKKMDSDPHRPIYHYVNPESTLNDPNGLCYWQGRWHLFYQAYPPEDSRQHWGHAVSDDLVHWRDLPYAIYPNPERACFSGSALVEKDRVIAMYHGTDVGNMVAVSNDPLLLNWEKVTGKAVIPYPPELENAAYSVFDPCIWKKNEYYYSLSGGTLPNGPGGRDVRANWLFRSKDLANWEFLHPFVEDDHYSMVGDDGACPYFWPIGDRHMLLFFSHTSGGQYLLGDYDTERDKFVVTNHAKCNFGASIPSGVHAPSAAPDGKGGIVVIFNMNKGLPANGWDQIMTLPRRLTLAGGDGSDEVNIEPAGDVESLRSDHQSINPMVLPANEEVVIESVRGNAIELEVEIDPQGAPVIELNVLRSSGGEEVTRIGFFHERGFRRVDRRSPNSTSSAVSRKSAVRVESLITIDSSRSSSLPDVTPRPPETAPVYLKEGEPLRLRVFVDRSVVEVFVNGKQCVAVRVYPTREDSVGVSLRSQGRNAELKSLDAWKMQNIYQEG, from the coding sequence ATGTCACAAGTTGATTCGGATTACACTTCGCTTGTTCCTAAATACACCTTTGCTGATTCACTTGAAGAACAGGAGCGTCAGCTTTCAGAGAATCCGTTGCTAAGACGGATGAACGAAGCTCGCAAGAAAATGGATAGTGATCCGCACCGACCCATTTATCATTACGTTAATCCGGAGAGCACACTTAACGATCCCAATGGATTGTGTTATTGGCAAGGTCGATGGCACCTTTTCTATCAAGCCTATCCCCCAGAAGACTCTCGCCAGCACTGGGGTCACGCCGTTAGCGATGATTTAGTTCACTGGCGTGATCTTCCCTACGCAATCTATCCAAATCCGGAACGAGCTTGTTTTTCAGGTTCGGCATTAGTTGAAAAAGATCGGGTTATCGCAATGTATCACGGTACTGATGTTGGCAACATGGTGGCTGTTTCTAATGATCCCTTACTGTTGAATTGGGAGAAGGTGACTGGAAAGGCGGTCATTCCTTACCCACCTGAATTAGAGAATGCTGCGTATTCGGTTTTCGACCCTTGTATATGGAAGAAAAATGAGTACTATTACTCCCTCTCGGGTGGAACGCTACCTAATGGGCCAGGTGGACGTGATGTAAGAGCCAACTGGTTGTTCCGCTCCAAGGATCTCGCTAATTGGGAATTCCTACATCCGTTTGTAGAGGATGATCATTACTCGATGGTGGGCGATGATGGTGCTTGTCCGTACTTCTGGCCAATTGGGGATCGCCACATGTTGTTGTTTTTCAGTCACACTAGTGGTGGTCAGTATTTACTTGGTGATTATGATACTGAGCGCGATAAGTTCGTGGTAACGAATCACGCTAAATGTAATTTTGGTGCTTCGATTCCTTCGGGTGTACATGCGCCCTCAGCAGCTCCTGATGGGAAAGGCGGCATCGTGGTGATTTTCAATATGAATAAGGGTCTGCCTGCTAATGGTTGGGACCAGATTATGACGTTGCCTAGGCGCCTTACATTAGCCGGAGGCGATGGCAGTGATGAAGTGAATATAGAACCAGCTGGCGATGTTGAATCCCTCCGTTCCGACCATCAGAGTATTAATCCAATGGTTTTGCCAGCTAATGAAGAGGTCGTGATCGAGAGTGTGAGGGGGAACGCAATTGAGCTTGAGGTGGAAATCGATCCTCAGGGCGCACCGGTTATCGAGTTGAATGTTCTTCGATCATCGGGCGGGGAGGAAGTTACTCGCATTGGGTTTTTTCATGAACGGGGCTTTCGTCGTGTAGATCGGAGATCGCCGAACTCTACGTCATCAGCAGTTTCGCGGAAATCAGCAGTGCGTGTTGAGAGCCTCATAACTATCGATTCCTCCCGATCCTCTAGCTTGCCAGATGTGACACCACGACCTCCAGAGACAGCACCTGTATACCTTAAAGAGGGAGAACCTTTGAGGTTGCGAGTGTTTGTTGATCGTAGTGTTGTTGAAGTATTCGTTAATGGCAAACAGTGTGTCGCGGTTCGTGTTTACCCTACTCGTGAGGATAGTGTTGGGGTGTCACTTCGCTCTCAAGGTCGGAATGCAGAGTTGAAAAGCTTGGATGCTTGGAAGATGCAGAACATTTACCAGGAAGGGTAG
- a CDS encoding N-acetylglucosamine-6-phosphate deacetylase, which yields MNDVAIQITDSKVTQVIGLADLPENAKPKHINGVISRGFVDLQVNGGGDVLLNATPDVASMKTIAKAHRQFGTTAILPTLITDEVTVLEQMVEPAIEAMGSNGIFGVHIEGPHIALTRRGTHNPKYLRPFDEGTLNSVRKLRENDVPVMLTLAPDIVEDDHITQLVDLGVVVSLGHTDATAQRTHQAVNAGASCFTHLFNAMPPMYNREPGPVGAALNSESFAGLICDGYHVGFDMMMLALRGHKTPDRVFIVSDSMPTVGGKPTFDLYGNPVNLIDGRLINYEGTFAGAHITQATGVERLVHVYDQSLEQALKMAISIPAKLMDSDHLASVENAGLNDLIVLDDAKFDGFLGNKLT from the coding sequence ATCAACGATGTAGCTATTCAGATTACCGATAGTAAGGTGACCCAAGTTATTGGTTTGGCGGATTTACCTGAAAATGCGAAACCTAAACACATCAATGGGGTGATTTCGCGGGGCTTTGTTGATCTTCAGGTAAATGGTGGCGGCGATGTTTTGCTAAATGCGACACCAGATGTTGCATCGATGAAAACAATCGCTAAGGCCCATCGCCAATTTGGAACCACTGCAATTTTACCTACCTTAATCACAGATGAGGTCACCGTTTTAGAACAAATGGTCGAGCCTGCGATTGAAGCAATGGGCAGTAACGGGATTTTTGGTGTTCATATCGAAGGACCACATATTGCATTGACTAGACGTGGAACACATAATCCAAAATACCTGCGCCCTTTTGATGAGGGTACTTTAAACAGCGTCCGTAAATTGCGGGAAAATGACGTGCCCGTAATGTTAACCTTGGCGCCTGACATAGTTGAAGATGACCATATTACTCAATTAGTAGATTTAGGGGTTGTCGTATCACTTGGGCATACTGATGCCACCGCTCAGCGCACGCACCAAGCCGTTAACGCAGGTGCCAGCTGTTTTACCCATCTTTTCAATGCAATGCCGCCGATGTATAACCGTGAGCCGGGCCCTGTTGGCGCTGCCCTAAATTCAGAGAGTTTTGCTGGATTGATCTGTGATGGCTATCATGTTGGCTTTGACATGATGATGCTGGCCTTGCGGGGACACAAAACACCAGATCGTGTGTTTATTGTGTCTGACTCTATGCCGACAGTTGGTGGTAAACCAACATTTGATTTGTATGGCAACCCTGTTAATCTAATTGACGGGCGGCTCATTAATTACGAGGGTACGTTTGCAGGAGCGCATATCACTCAGGCAACGGGTGTTGAACGCTTGGTTCATGTTTACGATCAATCTTTGGAACAAGCCTTGAAAATGGCGATTTCAATTCCGGCAAAGTTGATGGACTCAGACCATTTGGCATCGGTTGAAAATGCGGGTTTGAACGACCTTATTGTATTGGACGATGCTAAATTTGACGGTTTTTTAGGCAATAAGTTGACTTAA
- a CDS encoding 2,6-beta-D-fructofuranosidase → MPNRTIKVDGRYLIMPVEWGETTGWLSIRQGTTVLRELDIRLGQGTSDYEVFLDLDDFQGSELTFEHTGTADISLSGLRFTDQPVDPIELYQEPLRSQFHFSSRRGWNNDPNGLFYYDGEYHLFYQHNPAGSDWGNMHWGSAVSTDLVHWQERPIALYPDKLGAMWSGSAVVDHHNTAGLQTGKDPAVVAIYTAAGGHSPMSEGEPFTQCLAYSNDRGRTWDKYDGNPVLGHHVGGNRDPKIIWHPETERWIMPLYMAKNDYAIFGSQNLLEWEHLSDLKLPRTTECPDLFPLPVDGDENDIRWVFWAANTSYYVGSFDGRTFVPEQEIKMLQPESPRFAGGSAYAAQTWSDIPAEDGRRIQISWMRQSTPGMPFGQLMTIPQTLQLTNKDNGVSLSAAPVVELEKLRQETWQSEGIELGPGSKVEAGLGGELLDIEVEIELGNASAVGIVARGIPVWYDKRLGTLLIGKYMAQMPPRDSINLRILVDRVSLEVYADGGTIAVAAGVVLRPDDHGVYMFASGGSALVNNVKVSRLRSAWQVGD, encoded by the coding sequence ATGCCAAATAGAACAATTAAGGTCGACGGACGCTACCTCATCATGCCTGTAGAGTGGGGAGAAACAACGGGATGGTTAAGTATCCGGCAGGGTACAACTGTTTTGCGAGAGTTGGACATCCGTCTGGGCCAGGGCACTAGCGATTACGAAGTTTTCCTTGATCTGGATGACTTCCAGGGATCAGAACTCACGTTCGAACACACTGGTACTGCAGATATTTCTCTGAGTGGTCTCCGTTTTACTGATCAACCGGTTGACCCAATTGAGCTTTATCAGGAACCCCTCAGGTCCCAGTTTCACTTCTCTTCCCGCAGAGGTTGGAATAACGATCCGAACGGCCTGTTTTACTACGATGGTGAGTACCACCTGTTTTACCAGCACAATCCCGCCGGTTCAGATTGGGGCAACATGCACTGGGGGTCAGCTGTAAGTACTGATCTTGTGCATTGGCAAGAGCGACCAATCGCCCTTTACCCAGACAAGCTGGGTGCAATGTGGTCAGGATCTGCAGTAGTTGATCACCACAACACGGCGGGCCTGCAAACGGGTAAAGACCCGGCGGTTGTGGCCATTTACACTGCTGCTGGTGGGCACTCACCAATGAGCGAAGGTGAACCTTTCACGCAGTGTCTTGCTTATAGTAATGATCGGGGTCGAACCTGGGATAAATACGATGGTAACCCTGTTCTGGGACACCACGTTGGGGGTAATCGAGACCCTAAAATAATCTGGCACCCAGAAACTGAACGTTGGATAATGCCGCTATACATGGCAAAAAATGACTATGCCATTTTTGGGTCTCAAAACCTTCTCGAATGGGAACACTTGAGTGACCTGAAATTGCCCCGCACAACTGAATGTCCCGACCTGTTTCCCCTTCCAGTAGATGGCGATGAGAATGATATTCGGTGGGTATTTTGGGCCGCCAACACAAGCTACTATGTTGGTAGTTTTGACGGTCGCACCTTCGTTCCTGAACAAGAAATTAAGATGTTGCAGCCGGAGTCACCGCGCTTTGCCGGGGGGTCTGCTTACGCGGCGCAAACTTGGAGCGATATTCCCGCTGAGGATGGTCGTAGAATCCAAATCTCTTGGATGCGACAGTCAACACCGGGAATGCCCTTCGGCCAGTTAATGACTATTCCGCAAACGCTTCAACTGACCAATAAAGACAATGGAGTCTCTCTCAGTGCGGCACCAGTAGTAGAACTCGAGAAGCTCCGTCAGGAGACTTGGCAAAGTGAGGGTATTGAGCTGGGACCTGGATCAAAAGTTGAAGCTGGTCTCGGGGGTGAACTTCTCGATATTGAAGTTGAAATTGAACTTGGGAATGCAAGCGCTGTGGGAATAGTCGCTCGAGGGATCCCTGTCTGGTACGACAAGCGTCTCGGAACTTTACTCATCGGAAAGTACATGGCCCAAATGCCCCCACGGGATTCTATAAATCTTAGGATTCTCGTGGATCGAGTCTCGCTTGAAGTGTACGCTGATGGTGGAACGATCGCCGTAGCTGCTGGAGTAGTACTTCGTCCTGACGACCACGGAGTTTACATGTTTGCAAGTGGCGGGTCTGCCCTGGTAAACAACGTGAAGGTTTCGCGGCTCCGCTCAGCATGGCAAGTAGGAGACTAA